One Candidatus Aramenus sp. CH1 genomic region harbors:
- a CDS encoding Lrp/AsnC family transcriptional regulator, whose product MDIPERDKLLLMELEYNFPEDPRPFEKIALKLGMTEDEVIAKVKKYIDKEVIKRVGMYVNFRSKGMEGALVAADIPLENLEKYRKMALGIRELTHNFIRNHPRYNVWYVIKAESKDTLDRKIENLMQEAGVRDYVILYSKRNLKLSVKYDIIRGISWSKPEGIPDKVPTAEDLGLDRELLKAMSMPLPITSRPFYEISQKFGYKEEELVDLIRELRGLHVIKDYGATLNGEKVGITENAMLLINTDNVEDSCIQIAEKLYEATHVVLRESNKPWDYLCYCMLHGKDKHVIRDAAKNAIQMTNAKSYMLLYSLENLKPGIVM is encoded by the coding sequence ATGGACATACCAGAACGCGACAAGCTTTTACTTATGGAGCTGGAGTACAATTTTCCTGAGGATCCAAGGCCCTTTGAGAAAATAGCGTTAAAGCTGGGCATGACGGAGGACGAAGTTATAGCTAAGGTGAAGAAGTATATCGATAAGGAAGTTATTAAACGCGTGGGTATGTACGTAAACTTTAGGTCGAAGGGAATGGAAGGTGCTTTGGTCGCTGCTGACATCCCCCTAGAAAACCTAGAGAAGTACAGGAAAATGGCCTTAGGCATTAGGGAGCTCACTCACAATTTTATAAGGAACCATCCTAGGTACAACGTATGGTACGTTATAAAGGCCGAGTCCAAGGACACCCTTGATAGGAAGATAGAAAACTTAATGCAAGAGGCTGGGGTGAGGGACTATGTTATTCTCTACTCTAAGAGAAACCTAAAGCTCAGCGTCAAGTACGATATTATCAGGGGGATCTCCTGGAGTAAGCCAGAGGGAATACCAGACAAGGTACCAACTGCTGAAGACTTAGGGCTGGATAGGGAACTGCTAAAGGCCATGTCTATGCCTCTTCCTATAACAAGCAGGCCTTTCTACGAGATATCTCAAAAGTTTGGGTATAAAGAAGAGGAACTGGTAGACCTAATAAGGGAGCTGAGGGGACTCCACGTGATAAAGGACTACGGGGCTACATTGAACGGCGAAAAAGTGGGAATAACGGAGAACGCCATGCTTCTCATAAACACGGACAACGTAGAAGACTCGTGCATCCAGATAGCCGAGAAGCTGTACGAGGCGACTCACGTAGTACTCAGAGAGAGCAACAAACCGTGGGACTACTTATGTTATTGTATGCTTCACGGAAAGGACAAGCATGTAATAAGGGACGCAGCTAAAAACGCTATCCAGATGACTAACGCCAAGAGCTACATGTTGCTCTACAGCCTCGAGAACTTGAAGCCCGGCATAGTCATGTAA
- a CDS encoding NAD(P)/FAD-dependent oxidoreductase, producing the protein MYDLVIIGGGPAGLFAAYEIAKNLNEGSNYNIVLVDKGVRALKRSCPLLSPKEKCTFCNPCHINYGIGGAGTFSSGIINLRPDIGGELHEILRSWDAAQELINYVDEVFVKFGAPKDRLFKPNPEKVKEIQKRAAKAGAEFIPIVQRHIGTDKSPEVIENITNFIEKKGIKISELTDVYSIEKRGETFSLKTSKGEMESKLLLVAPGRSGAKWFYDQSKKLGIDMVPGPLDIGVRVEVESFVMEELTSAVWDPKIVLYTRKYDDKVRTFCVNPRGFIMKEVYDDGTIGVNGETYVDKKSNNTNFAFLATIKLSDPLEDTIEYGKSIARLMTRLGGEKPILQRLIDFEKGRRSTWERISRSTVKPTLKDVTPGDISMGLPYRIVSDLIEGLERLDNLASGLYSSNTLLYAPEIKYYSMKAVVDRNMETVVDNLYVAGDGVGLSRGINVAAATGVLAARGILAKLGIG; encoded by the coding sequence ATGTACGACCTAGTAATTATAGGTGGCGGTCCTGCGGGGCTCTTTGCGGCTTACGAAATAGCTAAGAACCTTAATGAAGGGAGCAACTACAACATAGTCCTAGTAGATAAGGGTGTTAGGGCGCTAAAGAGGAGTTGCCCCCTTCTCTCACCTAAGGAAAAGTGTACCTTCTGTAACCCATGTCACATTAATTACGGTATAGGCGGGGCGGGAACGTTTAGTAGTGGTATAATAAACTTAAGGCCAGACATAGGTGGAGAGCTTCACGAAATCCTGAGGAGCTGGGACGCTGCCCAAGAGCTCATAAATTACGTTGACGAGGTTTTTGTGAAATTTGGAGCTCCAAAGGACAGGCTATTTAAGCCTAACCCCGAGAAAGTGAAGGAGATACAGAAGAGGGCCGCCAAGGCAGGAGCTGAATTCATACCCATAGTCCAGAGACACATAGGAACGGACAAGAGCCCAGAAGTCATAGAAAACATAACAAACTTCATAGAGAAAAAGGGAATAAAGATCTCTGAGCTGACCGATGTTTACTCAATAGAGAAAAGGGGAGAGACGTTTAGCCTAAAGACCAGCAAGGGAGAAATGGAAAGCAAACTTCTCTTAGTAGCTCCAGGCAGGTCTGGGGCAAAGTGGTTCTACGACCAAAGCAAGAAACTTGGGATAGACATGGTGCCTGGCCCTCTGGACATAGGAGTAAGGGTAGAGGTTGAGTCTTTCGTCATGGAGGAGCTTACGTCAGCTGTATGGGATCCGAAAATAGTACTGTACACAAGGAAATACGACGACAAGGTGAGAACCTTCTGCGTAAACCCGAGAGGGTTTATAATGAAGGAAGTCTACGATGATGGAACGATTGGGGTTAACGGTGAGACCTACGTAGACAAGAAGAGCAACAACACCAATTTCGCTTTCCTAGCTACCATAAAGCTTTCGGATCCTCTAGAGGACACTATCGAGTATGGCAAGAGCATTGCGAGACTTATGACAAGGCTAGGGGGAGAAAAGCCAATCCTACAGAGACTCATAGACTTTGAAAAGGGAAGGAGGAGCACTTGGGAAAGGATAAGTAGGTCTACAGTAAAACCGACGCTAAAGGACGTAACTCCTGGAGATATAAGCATGGGACTGCCATACAGGATAGTCTCAGACCTCATTGAAGGACTAGAGAGGCTCGACAACCTTGCCTCGGGACTTTACTCGTCGAACACCCTCCTGTATGCGCCCGAAATAAAATACTATAGCATGAAAGCCGTCGTGGACAGAAACATGGAGACTGTTGTTGACAACTTGTACGTCGCTGGAGACGGCGTGGGGCTCTCGAGAGGAATAAACGTTGCAGCGGCCACCGGAGTACTCGCAGCTCGCGGAATACTGGCTAAGCTTGGTATTGGATAA
- a CDS encoding adenylosuccinate synthetase, with protein sequence MLNILVGGFYGDEGKGKVASYLGLADSPSYAVRTGSINAGHTVVFGGKSWKIRILPSAFVNNRTKLALAPGALTSMEQLFHEIQITNSEDRLTIDPHVGIITKKEIDDERNDENLMKTVGSTGQGVGYAEARRILRLLKLAKDYKELEKYLGSVPDLVISELEKGNLVWVEGTQGTFLSLYHGEYPYVTSRNCTSSGVLSELGVGPKYVNEILIVFKAYVTRVGNGYLEGELSEEEAARLGLLEVATVTGRKRRAAPFNVKLAKEAIRINSATQVAITKIDSLFKGAYKVREYEKLPQQARKWIEEIEAELKTPITLIGTGEDSMDMVDLRKEKMGEA encoded by the coding sequence ATGCTAAATATACTTGTAGGTGGTTTTTACGGAGATGAGGGCAAAGGCAAAGTAGCTTCTTATTTAGGTCTTGCTGACTCGCCCAGTTACGCTGTAAGAACCGGATCAATTAACGCTGGCCATACAGTAGTATTCGGAGGTAAGAGCTGGAAAATTAGGATACTACCCTCTGCCTTTGTTAACAACAGGACAAAATTGGCTCTTGCGCCTGGGGCGCTTACCTCAATGGAGCAGTTATTCCACGAGATCCAGATCACTAACTCTGAAGACAGGCTAACTATTGATCCGCACGTAGGGATAATTACAAAAAAAGAGATAGATGATGAGAGAAATGATGAAAACTTGATGAAAACCGTGGGAAGCACTGGGCAGGGAGTAGGGTACGCAGAAGCTAGGAGGATTCTCAGGTTACTTAAGCTCGCCAAGGACTACAAAGAACTGGAGAAATACCTAGGTAGCGTACCAGATTTGGTAATAAGCGAGTTGGAGAAAGGGAATTTAGTCTGGGTTGAGGGTACTCAAGGTACTTTCCTAAGCTTATATCACGGGGAGTACCCTTACGTCACCAGTAGGAACTGTACTTCATCTGGGGTTTTAAGTGAGTTAGGCGTTGGTCCAAAGTACGTAAACGAGATCCTCATTGTCTTCAAGGCTTATGTGACAAGGGTAGGTAATGGATATCTGGAGGGAGAGCTTAGTGAAGAGGAAGCTGCCAGGTTGGGCCTCCTGGAAGTGGCCACGGTGACCGGAAGGAAAAGGAGGGCTGCCCCATTTAACGTCAAGCTAGCGAAGGAGGCTATAAGGATAAACTCTGCCACTCAAGTTGCCATAACGAAGATAGACTCCCTATTTAAGGGAGCCTACAAGGTAAGGGAATACGAGAAGTTGCCCCAGCAAGCAAGAAAGTGGATCGAGGAGATAGAAGCAGAACTAAAGACTCCTATAACGCTGATTGGTACGGGAGAAGACAGTATGGACATGGTGGATCTGAGAAAGGAAAAGATGGGTGAGGCTTGA
- a CDS encoding formate--phosphoribosylaminoimidazolecarboxamide ligase family protein codes for MRIAALASHSALDVFDGAKDEGFETIALCKKGRERPYLEFKAIVDKCLLLNDFKEIYSEEVQKKLIEDEAIVVPNRSMAVYLGYDNLEKMKTKFFGNKFMLRWEERLGEKNYYKLLDEAKIRRPRIYTPDNIDSPVIVKLPEAKRRVERGFFFAKDKKDFDNKLHQLLKSNVIDEESLKDMVIEEFVLGAYFNVNYFHSVLFDRTELISVDRRIQSDWDSFYRLPVDIQLEVNRTPRLIEVGHEPATIRESLLEKVFEIGYSFVGATKKLQPPGIIGPFTLQLTVTPDLELVVFDVAPRIGGGTNAYMGIGSQYSKLYFGKPISLGRRIAIEIKTAINSNEIDKITT; via the coding sequence ATGAGGATTGCCGCACTGGCTAGCCACTCTGCCCTAGACGTTTTTGACGGAGCGAAAGACGAAGGTTTTGAAACAATTGCCCTATGCAAAAAGGGAAGGGAAAGGCCTTACCTAGAGTTCAAGGCAATAGTGGACAAGTGCTTACTGCTCAACGACTTCAAGGAGATATACTCCGAGGAAGTCCAGAAGAAGCTAATAGAGGACGAGGCCATTGTTGTGCCCAACCGTAGCATGGCTGTGTATTTAGGTTACGATAACTTAGAGAAGATGAAGACCAAGTTCTTCGGCAACAAGTTCATGTTAAGGTGGGAGGAGAGACTTGGAGAGAAGAACTACTACAAGTTACTTGACGAGGCTAAGATAAGGAGGCCTAGGATCTACACTCCAGATAACATAGACAGCCCCGTCATAGTCAAGTTGCCCGAAGCCAAGAGGAGGGTGGAAAGGGGGTTCTTCTTCGCCAAGGACAAAAAAGACTTCGACAATAAACTCCACCAACTCCTTAAGAGCAACGTAATTGACGAGGAAAGTTTGAAGGATATGGTAATAGAGGAGTTTGTACTGGGCGCCTACTTTAACGTCAACTACTTCCACAGCGTCCTGTTTGACAGAACCGAACTCATCAGCGTGGACAGGAGGATACAGAGCGACTGGGACTCTTTCTATAGATTACCTGTAGATATCCAACTGGAGGTAAATAGAACTCCGAGGCTCATAGAAGTAGGACATGAACCAGCTACCATAAGGGAGAGCTTGCTCGAAAAGGTCTTCGAGATAGGCTACTCCTTCGTGGGGGCTACTAAGAAACTTCAGCCTCCGGGGATAATTGGTCCGTTTACTCTTCAGCTAACCGTTACTCCAGACCTAGAGCTTGTTGTATTCGACGTGGCTCCTAGAATAGGAGGCGGAACAAACGCTTACATGGGAATAGGTAGCCAGTACTCTAAGCTCTATTTCGGGAAGCCAATAAGCCTTGGAAGGAGAATAGCGATTGAGATAAAGACCGCTATAAACAGCAACGAAATAGATAAAATTACTACCTAA
- a CDS encoding formate--phosphoribosylaminoimidazolecarboxamide ligase: protein MIIATIGSHSSLQILKGAKRENFTTALIVERNRESFYRRFSFIDKFLPYGNYDEALNHVNSLEDAVLVPHGSLIEYLGMERAKKISIPIFGNRNLFEWESNQKKKMSLLEKSGIKIPQSFESVEDVDRLVIVKLPGAKGGKGYFLARNKSELKEGISKLLEKKAIKSIDEVIIQEYVIGIPMYFQFFYSPILRRVELTGIDIRYETNVDGLRRLPWSMDISPTFVVAGNIPVVARESLLPKAYDYADKFVNTTKELVPPGMIGPFSLESVVTDDLEIVVFEFSGRIVAGTNLYINGSPYSWLYWDEPMCVGRRIAREINMAMERNRLSEVTT, encoded by the coding sequence ATGATAATTGCGACCATTGGCAGCCATTCTTCGCTCCAGATCTTGAAAGGAGCCAAAAGAGAGAACTTTACCACAGCATTAATAGTAGAAAGGAACAGGGAGAGCTTTTACAGAAGGTTCAGCTTCATAGACAAGTTTTTGCCCTACGGAAACTACGACGAAGCGCTTAACCACGTAAACTCACTTGAGGACGCTGTACTGGTTCCCCACGGAAGTCTCATAGAGTACTTGGGCATGGAAAGGGCGAAGAAGATTAGTATACCAATTTTCGGCAATAGGAACCTTTTCGAGTGGGAGTCCAATCAAAAGAAAAAGATGAGCCTTTTAGAGAAGTCCGGCATAAAGATCCCCCAGTCCTTTGAGAGCGTAGAGGACGTTGACAGGCTTGTCATAGTTAAACTGCCCGGAGCTAAGGGAGGCAAAGGTTACTTCTTGGCGAGGAACAAGAGCGAGCTCAAGGAAGGAATTAGCAAGTTGCTAGAGAAAAAGGCAATTAAGAGTATTGATGAGGTAATAATCCAGGAATACGTCATAGGAATTCCCATGTACTTCCAGTTCTTTTACAGTCCAATCCTACGTAGAGTCGAGCTTACTGGGATAGACATAAGGTACGAAACGAACGTGGACGGGCTTCGTAGGTTACCGTGGAGTATGGACATATCCCCTACGTTTGTGGTTGCAGGGAACATACCAGTGGTGGCCAGGGAGAGCCTATTGCCCAAGGCCTACGACTACGCGGACAAGTTCGTGAACACCACGAAAGAGCTAGTGCCACCGGGTATGATAGGACCGTTCTCGCTAGAGTCCGTGGTAACCGACGACCTTGAAATAGTGGTCTTCGAGTTTTCCGGTAGGATAGTGGCTGGAACCAACTTATACATAAACGGCAGCCCCTACTCCTGGCTTTACTGGGACGAACCTATGTGTGTAGGAAGGAGAATAGCAAGAGAAATAAATATGGCAATGGAAAGAAACAGACTGAGTGAGGTAACTACATGA
- the purB gene encoding adenylosuccinate lyase produces the protein MDDICPLDWRYGSEEMRKIFSREHVIETRMRVEIALLKALARLGLASEEDVKEVEEASKKVTIEEIDELEKKLGHDVMAMVVALAERAGEHGRFVHFGATSYDIVDTAYALMFKEALAVLKGKLIAVLDKLVELSKKYGNTVMVGRTHGQHALPITLGFKFANYVYELSRSLERLQETEKRVVRGKISGAVGTMAAWDGYGLKVEELVMRELGLDSHPISTQVAPRDGFAELVSNLAILGSQLDRLALEIRELMRPEIGELKEGVGNRVGSSTMPQKENPVTAEKVSGLAKVLRGLVVSELENVPLWHERDLTNSSSERIVLSHVLITIDEMLKSTLEILENLVVDEKNIEKNLKITNGLIMAESLMINLTMKGMARHKAHEIVSRLSKIVRSTGKTLEEVAMEDEMVRKYMSPDEIRKSLDYTQYLGQVNALIERAIEYYRRVLEGVNLKNVAVK, from the coding sequence ATGGACGACATTTGTCCCTTAGACTGGAGATATGGAAGCGAAGAGATGAGGAAAATATTCTCAAGGGAACACGTCATTGAGACCAGGATGAGAGTGGAGATAGCGTTACTCAAGGCGTTAGCTAGACTGGGACTTGCTAGTGAAGAGGACGTAAAGGAAGTAGAGGAAGCGTCAAAGAAAGTTACTATTGAGGAGATAGACGAGCTAGAGAAGAAATTGGGCCACGACGTCATGGCAATGGTGGTGGCTTTAGCTGAGAGGGCGGGGGAGCACGGGAGGTTTGTGCACTTTGGCGCTACCAGTTACGATATTGTGGATACCGCGTACGCCCTAATGTTCAAGGAAGCGTTAGCAGTACTAAAAGGGAAGTTAATAGCAGTTTTGGACAAGCTTGTTGAGCTTTCGAAAAAGTATGGAAATACTGTAATGGTCGGGAGGACTCATGGTCAACATGCCCTTCCAATTACGCTTGGCTTCAAGTTCGCCAACTACGTTTACGAGCTTTCTAGGTCGCTGGAAAGATTGCAAGAAACGGAGAAGAGGGTAGTAAGGGGTAAGATATCTGGCGCGGTAGGCACAATGGCCGCGTGGGACGGTTACGGGTTAAAGGTTGAGGAACTGGTAATGAGGGAGTTAGGGCTGGATTCACATCCTATATCTACTCAAGTAGCCCCTAGAGACGGTTTTGCGGAACTTGTGTCCAACCTCGCCATTCTTGGGTCCCAGCTAGATAGGTTAGCATTGGAAATCAGGGAACTAATGAGACCGGAAATTGGAGAGCTTAAAGAGGGAGTAGGAAACAGGGTGGGTAGCAGTACGATGCCACAGAAGGAGAACCCGGTTACTGCGGAAAAGGTGAGCGGTCTAGCAAAGGTTCTCAGAGGGCTAGTGGTCTCAGAGTTGGAAAACGTTCCTTTGTGGCACGAGAGGGATCTGACCAATAGTTCTTCGGAAAGGATTGTTCTATCGCACGTCCTAATCACAATAGACGAAATGCTGAAAAGCACATTGGAAATCCTAGAGAATCTCGTCGTGGACGAGAAAAACATAGAAAAGAACTTGAAAATAACAAACGGCCTCATCATGGCTGAGAGCCTTATGATAAACTTAACCATGAAAGGAATGGCGAGGCATAAGGCTCATGAGATTGTTTCAAGGCTATCTAAGATTGTTAGGAGCACTGGGAAGACCCTGGAGGAAGTAGCTATGGAGGACGAGATGGTGAGGAAGTACATGTCGCCAGACGAAATAAGAAAGTCGCTGGACTATACCCAATATTTAGGACAAGTAAATGCCTTAATAGAAAGGGCAATTGAGTATTACCGCAGAGTTCTAGAGGGCGTTAATTTAAAAAACGTAGCGGTAAAATAA
- a CDS encoding AIR synthase related protein → MRLEDIGEHEFVNKVIRSFIGNKVLEDVFFKDGIGYKIDGFQLSYLFPFMDYYDVGWKAVTGVVSDLVYSLSQPKIIMASLGLPGKTEASEAEKLIRGIYESSLYYNAEYAGGDTNGSSSSGWIDVAGVGESVCERYNDIKEGDELVLTNPVGLTSNVFISYLSGFKIPILHEAEVRVKHPVVNVHALNVLRELCPLISYSTDVSDGVLINMYNVVKRFNVGIEVTKLPLDNKVVSLLSNYGYTYLDILRYSGEEYEGLIAVRKGYSEKVISKLKSIGMRPFVVGKVISGSNEVTYKGKRLDEAGWDNFKGWF, encoded by the coding sequence ATGAGGCTAGAGGACATAGGCGAGCACGAGTTTGTAAATAAGGTAATAAGGTCGTTCATAGGAAACAAAGTTTTGGAGGACGTCTTCTTTAAGGACGGGATAGGGTATAAGATAGACGGCTTTCAGCTCTCTTACTTATTTCCATTTATGGATTATTACGACGTCGGATGGAAGGCAGTGACAGGAGTGGTAAGCGACCTAGTCTACTCGCTTTCGCAACCTAAGATCATAATGGCCTCGCTTGGACTTCCAGGCAAAACGGAAGCGAGTGAAGCAGAAAAGCTGATAAGGGGTATATACGAGTCCTCGCTTTACTATAACGCAGAATATGCGGGAGGGGACACAAACGGGAGCTCATCTTCGGGGTGGATAGATGTAGCGGGCGTAGGTGAATCGGTTTGCGAGAGATATAACGATATAAAGGAAGGAGACGAGCTGGTTTTGACGAACCCTGTAGGTCTAACGTCTAACGTGTTCATATCATACCTTAGCGGTTTCAAAATACCTATCCTCCATGAAGCCGAGGTCAGGGTAAAGCACCCAGTAGTTAACGTACACGCCCTTAACGTGTTGCGCGAGCTGTGTCCGCTTATTTCCTATTCCACTGATGTAAGCGACGGAGTTCTAATCAACATGTACAACGTGGTCAAGCGGTTTAACGTTGGTATAGAGGTCACAAAGCTACCCCTTGACAACAAGGTGGTGTCGCTCCTGAGCAATTACGGCTACACTTATCTTGACATATTGAGGTACTCCGGTGAGGAGTATGAAGGCTTAATAGCAGTGAGGAAAGGCTACTCTGAAAAGGTGATATCTAAGCTAAAGTCAATAGGAATGAGGCCATTCGTAGTTGGCAAGGTGATCAGTGGAAGTAATGAAGTCACCTATAAGGGCAAAAGATTAGATGAAGCAGGTTGGGACAACTTTAAAGGATGGTTTTAA
- a CDS encoding radical SAM protein: MAQVEEQNNKGFRLLPAPSKYENGVVKFGDREIKIGGPLPKLAQNEKLIRVTQSLCPACYRLLPATIFEKDERMYIRKICPEHGEFEDLYYGDVGMYYKFDYWEYEGKGPKVPYVDLKSPCPFNCGLCPMHHQHSALVNLVITNRCDLSCWYCFFFAEKAGYVFEPTLEQIRFMVQQLKRQDITLVIQVTGGEPTLREDLVEIVRLLREEGVKHIQLNTWGGTFAKLYMEDPDKAIKYAVALREAGVNTVYMSFDGTTRKTNPKNHWEIPYTLEVFRRAGMTSVVLVPTVIKTVNDHDLGSIVKFAARNIDVVRSVNFQPVSLTGMMKRNMRVKFRITIPEVLKNIEEQTDGEITRDSWYPIGTSVVFSRLVEALTGKEQFEMANHPSCGAGTYVYVEWRNREPHFIPISKFIDLEGLLEYFKEKTEELKEGASKYWVGVKMLANIRKFIDKEKGPKDFDVYKMLYNIVVNHNYDALGEWHYRTLFLGTMHFMDLYNYDIQRVMRCDIHYVVPDGRVIPFCTYNVLNDLYRDKVLKEYQIPLDEWIRKHGENSIGDAMKYKRAASTLEKGEIYKETYKHFSSM; encoded by the coding sequence ATGGCTCAAGTGGAAGAACAAAACAACAAGGGCTTTAGATTGTTACCTGCACCTTCTAAGTACGAGAACGGAGTCGTAAAGTTTGGAGATAGAGAAATAAAGATAGGAGGACCTTTGCCCAAGTTGGCTCAAAACGAGAAGTTAATTAGGGTTACGCAATCCCTCTGTCCAGCGTGCTACAGACTTCTTCCAGCAACGATCTTCGAGAAGGACGAAAGGATGTACATAAGGAAGATCTGCCCAGAGCATGGAGAATTTGAGGACCTATACTACGGAGACGTGGGAATGTATTATAAGTTCGACTATTGGGAATATGAAGGCAAGGGGCCCAAGGTACCTTACGTAGATCTAAAGTCCCCTTGCCCGTTCAACTGCGGTCTCTGTCCAATGCATCACCAGCACTCTGCCTTAGTCAACTTGGTGATCACGAATAGGTGTGATTTGTCCTGCTGGTATTGTTTCTTCTTCGCTGAAAAGGCTGGCTACGTGTTCGAGCCCACTCTGGAGCAAATAAGGTTCATGGTACAACAGCTTAAGAGGCAGGACATTACTCTCGTTATACAAGTTACAGGCGGAGAGCCCACCCTGAGAGAAGACCTGGTAGAGATAGTGAGGCTTTTGAGAGAGGAGGGCGTGAAGCACATACAGCTTAACACATGGGGAGGGACCTTCGCTAAGCTTTATATGGAGGATCCAGACAAGGCAATAAAGTACGCCGTGGCCTTAAGGGAGGCTGGGGTGAACACTGTTTACATGAGCTTCGACGGAACGACAAGAAAGACGAACCCGAAGAACCATTGGGAGATACCGTACACATTGGAGGTATTTAGAAGGGCTGGGATGACTAGCGTAGTGCTTGTGCCCACAGTTATAAAGACTGTTAACGACCACGACCTCGGCAGCATAGTAAAGTTTGCCGCAAGGAACATCGACGTGGTAAGGTCAGTTAACTTCCAGCCAGTCAGCTTAACCGGTATGATGAAGAGGAACATGAGGGTCAAGTTCAGGATAACCATCCCCGAAGTCCTGAAGAACATAGAGGAGCAGACAGATGGAGAGATAACTAGGGATAGTTGGTACCCAATAGGCACTTCCGTGGTATTCTCCAGGCTAGTTGAGGCGCTTACTGGCAAGGAGCAGTTCGAGATGGCCAACCACCCAAGTTGCGGTGCCGGTACATATGTATACGTAGAGTGGAGAAACAGAGAACCTCACTTTATACCTATCTCTAAGTTCATTGACCTAGAGGGGTTACTAGAGTACTTCAAGGAAAAGACAGAGGAGTTGAAAGAAGGTGCCAGCAAATACTGGGTAGGAGTGAAGATGTTAGCAAACATAAGGAAGTTCATTGATAAAGAGAAGGGGCCAAAGGACTTTGACGTATACAAGATGCTCTACAACATAGTCGTAAACCACAACTACGACGCACTTGGCGAGTGGCACTATAGGACTCTCTTCCTAGGTACGATGCACTTCATGGACCTCTACAACTACGACATACAAAGGGTCATGAGATGCGATATACACTACGTGGTTCCAGACGGCAGAGTGATACCTTTCTGTACGTACAACGTACTAAACGACTTATACAGAGACAAGGTGCTGAAGGAGTACCAGATACCTCTAGACGAGTGGATAAGAAAGCACGGTGAGAATAGCATAGGAGACGCTATGAAGTATAAGAGGGCTGCCTCGACCTTAGAAAAAGGAGAGATATACAAAGAGACGTATAAACACTTTAGCTCGATGTGA